The Ahaetulla prasina isolate Xishuangbanna chromosome 3, ASM2864084v1, whole genome shotgun sequence genome window below encodes:
- the FAM110B gene encoding protein FAM110B produces MPTETLQTGSMVKPVSPAITFTSAVPLRILNKGPDYFRRQTEPNPKRLSAVERLEADKAKYVKSQEVINAKQEPVKPAVLPKPPVCPAAKRALGSPTLKVFSNNAKTESGVQRENLKLEILKNIINSSEGSSSGSGHKHSSRNWPLHKSDTGELNRHSFAESLKVYPSHGSNSPQESSSSVNRRLLEQSAESFLHVSHSSSDIRKVSSGKPLKAIPCSSSAPPLPPKPKIATITTLKSPEMDSVESTCGVSRRPSLQRSKSDLSDRYFRVDADVERFFNYCGLDPEELENLGMENFARANSDIISLNFRSASMISSDCEQSQDSNSDLRNDDSANDRVPYGISAIERNARIIKWLYSIKQARESQKVSHV; encoded by the coding sequence ATGCCTACAGAAACACTACAGACAGGTAGCATGGTCAAACCTGTCAGTCCTGCCATCACTTTCACTTCCGCTGTTCCTCTCCGTATTCTAAACAAAGGACCTGATTATTTCCGCAGGCAAACGGAGCCTAATCCAAAAAGACTTAGTGCTGTGGAGAGGCTGGAAGCTGACAAGGCAAAATATGTGAAAAGCCAAGAAGTCATCAATGCCAAACAAGAACCCGTGAAGCCAGCAGTGCTTCCAAAGCCGCCAGTGTGCCCTGCAGCTAAGCGAGCCTTGGGCAGCCCTACCCTGAAAGTATTTAGCAACAATGCAAAGACTGAGAGTGGTGTCCAGAGAGAGAATCTGAAGTTGGAAATTTTGAAGAATATTATAAACAGTTCAGAGGGCTCCAGTTCAGGTTCAGGTCACAAACACAGTTCGCGAAATTGGCCTCTCCACAAATCTGATACGGGAGAATTAAATCGTCACTCATTTGCAGAATCCCTAAAGGTTTACCCCAGCCATGGTTCTAACAGTCCTCAAGAAAGCAGCTCCAGTGTAAACAGAAGGCTACTGGAACAATCAGCAGAATCTTTCTTGCATGTTTCGCATAGTTCCTCAGACATTAGAAAAGTATCCAGTGGTAAACCTTTAAAAGCAATACCCTGCAGTAGTTCAGCTCCACCTTTGCCTCCAAAACCCAAAATTGCAACCATTACTACGTTGAAATCACCAGAGATGGACTCAGTGGAATCCACTTGTGGAGTAAGCAGAAGACCTTCCCTTCAACGATCAAAGTCGGACTTAAGTGATAGATACTTTCGAGTTGATGCAGACGTTGAAAGGTTCTTTAACTACTGTGGACTTGATCCTGAAGAGCTTGAAAATCTTGGAATGGAAAACTTTGCAAGGGCTAACTCTGACATTATCTCTCTCAACTTTCGCAGTGCAAGCATGATCAGTTCAGACTGTGAACAGTCTCAGGACAGCAACAGTGACCTTAGAAATGATGACAGTGCCAATGACCGTGTGCCATATGGTATTTCTGCAATAGAAAGAAATGCCAGAATCATCAAGTGGTTATACAGCATCAAACAAGCTAGGGAGTCACAGAAAGTGTCCCATGTGTGA